A region of Natribaculum luteum DNA encodes the following proteins:
- a CDS encoding universal stress protein, protein MLSRILVPMDDSEHAEHALEYALDNHPDAEITVLHVVGVPSMMMGDAVGLSLEDDINEAAAERATPVFERARKRADERDREIDTVVGIGHPARNIIDRADDYDAIILGSHGEDWTRATHRFLVGNVAETVSKRASVPVTIVR, encoded by the coding sequence ATGCTCTCGCGAATTCTCGTTCCGATGGACGACTCTGAACACGCTGAACATGCCCTCGAGTACGCGCTCGACAACCACCCCGATGCTGAGATCACCGTCTTACACGTCGTCGGCGTCCCGTCGATGATGATGGGCGACGCGGTGGGTCTCTCGCTGGAGGACGACATCAACGAGGCCGCTGCCGAACGCGCTACCCCCGTCTTCGAACGCGCTCGCAAGAGAGCCGACGAACGGGATCGGGAGATCGACACGGTCGTCGGCATCGGCCACCCGGCCCGAAATATCATCGATCGCGCCGACGACTACGACGCGATCATCCTCGGAAGTCACGGCGAGGACTGGACTCGTGCGACGCACCGCTTTCTCGTCGGGAACGTCGCCGAGACGGTGTCGAAGCGGGCGTCGGTACCGGTAACGATCGTGCGTTGA
- a CDS encoding cytochrome-ba3 oxidase subunit: MSFDDLQPRIAVAVGLLALIPAIIYAVGRPSFGGYVAAINVVLIFWSLYLATEPVANDHHGDESASSAP; the protein is encoded by the coding sequence ATGTCATTCGACGATCTGCAACCGAGGATTGCCGTGGCAGTCGGGCTCCTCGCGCTGATCCCGGCGATCATCTACGCAGTCGGACGTCCGAGCTTCGGGGGATACGTCGCAGCGATCAACGTCGTTCTGATCTTCTGGTCGCTATACCTCGCGACGGAACCCGTTGCTAACGACCACCACGGGGACGAGTCTGCTAGTAGCGCGCCGTAA
- a CDS encoding enoyl-CoA hydratase/isomerase family protein, translating into MIDSHADGRVRTITIDRPDARNALTWDGLDELEAAVAAADEPVIFLEGAGPAFCAGADLDVVAELDGDGAEEFAKRGQRVARAVETSSAVVVAGIDGAARGGGLELALACDVRVATPEATFGEPGVTFGLFGAWGGTVRLPRVIGEGNALEFALSGRIVDAETALEMGLVSRIVADPRSIATEIAENAPDALTVLKRRLRDDADRETRERREAEAFAELVAAHADDVAALRGED; encoded by the coding sequence ATGATCGACTCTCACGCAGACGGACGGGTTCGAACGATCACGATCGATCGCCCGGACGCCCGCAACGCGCTCACCTGGGACGGGCTGGACGAACTCGAGGCGGCCGTCGCGGCTGCAGACGAGCCGGTGATCTTCCTCGAGGGGGCCGGGCCGGCGTTTTGCGCGGGTGCGGATCTCGACGTCGTCGCCGAACTCGACGGCGACGGTGCCGAGGAATTCGCCAAACGTGGACAGCGCGTCGCGCGGGCGGTCGAAACGTCGTCTGCAGTGGTCGTCGCGGGAATCGACGGCGCGGCACGCGGTGGCGGCCTCGAGTTGGCGCTCGCCTGTGACGTTCGCGTCGCGACGCCCGAGGCGACCTTCGGTGAGCCGGGAGTGACCTTCGGCCTTTTCGGCGCGTGGGGTGGCACCGTCCGCCTCCCGCGCGTGATCGGGGAGGGAAACGCCCTCGAGTTCGCGCTCTCGGGACGAATCGTGGACGCCGAAACGGCACTCGAGATGGGGCTCGTCTCACGGATCGTGGCCGATCCCCGATCGATCGCGACGGAGATCGCCGAGAACGCCCCGGATGCGCTGACAGTGCTGAAACGACGGCTTCGCGACGACGCCGATCGGGAGACGCGAGAGCGGCGAGAAGCGGAGGCATTCGCGGAACTCGTCGCGGCCCACGCCGACGACGTGGCCGCGCTGCGCGGCGAGGACTGA
- a CDS encoding DUF7114 family protein: MDRAASCRRAARDAVADVESSQLHDVITDTLEGASMTPGVLTLESAAAIDPTADLESIAHRAAGVQLIYEGLRLTRTLAHEEPWTAVDGDDGDADLEILAADILVARGFYLLARTDAAGKAVRTVRAFGRDQTLRDQSEADVERLDANLERDVLELAVVTGAATVGATPTAELLALANEISDAAGVDFPPAEECIPALDSSETDATAHETVRSDRATSATDP, translated from the coding sequence ATGGACAGGGCCGCCAGTTGCCGGCGCGCCGCCCGTGACGCCGTCGCGGACGTCGAGTCGTCTCAGTTGCACGACGTTATCACCGATACGCTCGAGGGCGCATCGATGACGCCGGGCGTACTCACGCTCGAGAGCGCCGCTGCGATCGATCCGACCGCCGATCTCGAGAGCATCGCCCACCGTGCGGCGGGCGTCCAGCTCATCTACGAGGGCCTTCGCCTGACGCGGACGCTGGCCCACGAGGAACCCTGGACCGCCGTCGACGGGGACGACGGCGACGCCGACCTCGAGATCCTCGCCGCCGACATCCTCGTCGCCCGCGGGTTCTACCTGCTCGCCCGGACCGACGCGGCCGGCAAAGCCGTCCGAACCGTCCGGGCGTTCGGTCGCGATCAGACGCTGCGCGACCAGTCGGAAGCCGACGTCGAGCGACTGGACGCGAACCTCGAGCGTGACGTCCTCGAGCTGGCGGTCGTCACCGGAGCGGCCACCGTTGGCGCGACGCCGACGGCCGAACTGCTCGCGCTCGCAAACGAGATCAGCGACGCCGCTGGCGTCGACTTCCCACCCGCCGAGGAGTGTATTCCTGCGCTCGACTCGAGTGAGACCGACGCGACTGCCCACGAGACCGTCCGGTCGGATCGAGCGACGTCGGCGACCGATCCGTGA
- a CDS encoding NAD+ synthase, with translation MLDLRFSEEELELHRQHITDFIRDQVDAAGADGAVLGLSGGIDSTLTAHLAVEALGADSVHGLVLPARVSADEQMSDAERVALELDMPFDVIEIEPVIETLLEAYSEAEGDHVAVGNARARVRAVLNYLVANHEDRLVLGTGNRSEAAVGYFTKYGDGAVDCHPIGNLYKAQVRQLARHVGVPEDLVEKTPTAELWANQTDEEEMGLSYDTLDTILATHVDGPLSAAATCRHLGVDEETVAQVRGMYESSEHKRDVPPAPDPLF, from the coding sequence ATGCTCGACCTTCGATTTTCGGAGGAGGAACTCGAGTTGCACCGCCAGCACATAACCGACTTCATTCGCGATCAGGTGGACGCCGCAGGTGCAGACGGGGCCGTCCTCGGTCTCTCCGGTGGCATCGACAGCACGCTCACGGCTCATCTCGCAGTCGAAGCACTCGGGGCGGACAGCGTCCACGGACTCGTCCTCCCCGCTCGAGTCAGCGCCGACGAGCAGATGAGCGACGCCGAACGAGTCGCTCTCGAGCTCGATATGCCCTTCGACGTGATCGAGATCGAACCGGTAATCGAGACGCTACTCGAGGCCTACTCCGAGGCCGAGGGCGACCACGTCGCCGTGGGCAACGCCAGAGCGCGCGTCCGCGCGGTTTTGAACTACCTGGTCGCGAACCACGAAGATCGACTCGTACTCGGGACGGGCAACCGCAGCGAGGCCGCCGTCGGCTACTTCACCAAGTACGGCGACGGAGCGGTCGACTGTCACCCGATCGGAAACCTCTACAAGGCACAGGTTCGCCAGCTCGCCCGCCACGTCGGCGTCCCCGAGGACCTCGTCGAGAAGACCCCCACGGCCGAACTCTGGGCCAACCAGACCGACGAAGAGGAGATGGGACTCTCATACGACACCCTCGACACGATTCTCGCCACCCACGTCGACGGGCCGCTCTCGGCTGCCGCGACCTGCCGCCACCTCGGCGTCGACGAAGAGACGGTCGCCCAGGTTCGAGGTATGTACGAATCGAGCGAGCACAAACGCGACGTTCCGCCCGCACCCGACCCCCTCTTCTGA
- a CDS encoding sulfite exporter TauE/SafE family protein: protein MDTTAVTEISIYAQAHSRSVAAENVDLLVFLVVGLLAGAHCLGMCGPLVTAYTDRVTDGSSRRAHALSMYEVRQHALFNLGRAASYAILGGVFGLLGAAAFTSLEVVGSVGDAVRGVTGILVGAAIITSGLYYVRGKPGIPHGMPIVGPLFDRISSVLVGRIDRLANSPGIVGLGAIHGLLPCPIIYPAYFYAFALGDPVRGALSLAALGLGTIPTLFVYGTVIQSVDATNRVRLHRALGVAFVVLGYVPLQHGLMMYGIHLPHLPLPYQPLPL, encoded by the coding sequence ATGGACACGACCGCGGTGACGGAGATTTCTATCTACGCGCAAGCGCACTCTCGTTCGGTCGCCGCAGAAAACGTCGATCTACTCGTCTTTCTCGTCGTCGGGTTGCTGGCAGGAGCACACTGTCTCGGAATGTGCGGTCCACTCGTGACCGCGTACACGGACCGGGTCACTGACGGGTCGTCGCGTCGCGCACACGCGCTATCAATGTATGAAGTGCGACAACACGCCCTGTTCAACCTTGGGCGGGCAGCGAGCTACGCGATTCTGGGCGGCGTCTTCGGACTCCTCGGCGCTGCTGCGTTTACCTCCCTCGAGGTCGTCGGGTCGGTCGGTGACGCGGTCAGGGGCGTGACGGGCATCCTCGTCGGCGCCGCCATCATCACGAGTGGTCTCTACTACGTTCGCGGGAAACCGGGCATTCCACACGGGATGCCGATCGTCGGCCCGCTGTTCGACCGGATCTCGAGCGTTCTCGTCGGTCGAATCGATCGACTGGCGAACTCGCCCGGCATCGTCGGGCTGGGAGCGATCCACGGCTTGCTCCCGTGTCCGATCATCTACCCGGCGTACTTCTATGCGTTCGCACTCGGCGACCCCGTCCGGGGTGCGCTGTCACTCGCCGCACTCGGACTGGGCACGATCCCGACGCTGTTCGTCTACGGGACGGTGATCCAGTCAGTCGACGCGACAAATCGGGTTCGTCTGCACAGAGCACTCGGCGTCGCGTTCGTCGTCCTGGGGTACGTTCCGCTCCAGCACGGACTGATGATGTACGGAATTCACCTCCCACACCTGCCGCTGCCGTACCAGCCGCTACCGCTGTGA
- a CDS encoding heavy metal translocating P-type ATPase, with the protein MSSDLQSTDETESASGQCTLCDLPTPDEPITDPDVDGTFCCQGCLEVQRALGDVDDAESEAIQDALEGETTDLEDVDGENAFFAVDGMHCSTCEAFLEGKAANVEGVHAAEASYATDAVRLVYDPDVVDERELPDVLSGLGYTARKRGDADDGEEGSEADLVKFLIGGGLFGMMVMMWYVLFLYPTYFDYEPIVDLGGYDGLYIFGNIWLLTTFILFYTGYPILRGAYVSLKAGLPNMDLLIALAAVSAYTYSTLAMLVGRTELYFDVSVAIILVVTAGNYYEGLIKRRAAGLLSDLTEQQVEEARRYDDGETIPIDEVEPGDRLLVRPGERVPLDGEVAEGNAAVDESLVTGESLPVEKGVGDAVRGGTVVTDAPLVVAVGDDAVSTLDRLVELLWAIQSSRPGVQRLADKIATIFVPLVVVLAVLTTAGLLITGSSVTAALLVGLTVLIVSCPCALGLATPLAIASGIQSAAKRGIVVATESIFEDAPDVDVVALDKTGTLTRGSMSVEAVHAANEETADAVVGRAAAVERLSEHPIAAAIAEYAPETTADVDGFERDSRGVSGVVDGDRVVVGHPELVRERGLSISDELESHADSAREDGDVPVVVGWDGRARGVIVVGDAPREEWTEAVEALSSGRDVVVITGDEGAAADRFRDVDGVDEVFAGVPPEAKAETVRRLRSRGTVAMVGDGSNDAPALAAADVGIALGSGTKLATDAADAVIVSDDLGSVAEAFDVAGGTHRRIRQNLGWAFLYNAVAIPLAISGLLNPLFAAVAMAASSTLVVLNSSRSLGSRK; encoded by the coding sequence ATGAGCTCCGACCTCCAATCGACCGACGAAACGGAATCAGCCTCCGGTCAGTGTACCCTGTGCGATCTGCCGACGCCGGACGAACCGATCACCGACCCCGACGTCGACGGGACGTTCTGCTGTCAGGGCTGTCTCGAGGTACAGCGCGCGCTCGGCGACGTCGACGACGCCGAGTCGGAAGCGATCCAGGACGCCCTCGAGGGCGAGACGACCGACCTCGAGGACGTCGACGGGGAGAACGCCTTCTTCGCCGTCGACGGAATGCACTGCTCGACCTGTGAGGCGTTCCTCGAGGGGAAGGCGGCAAACGTCGAGGGAGTTCACGCCGCAGAAGCGAGTTACGCCACGGACGCCGTCCGACTCGTCTACGATCCGGACGTCGTCGACGAGCGCGAACTCCCCGACGTCCTCTCTGGGTTGGGGTACACCGCCCGCAAACGCGGTGACGCCGACGACGGTGAAGAGGGGAGCGAAGCCGACCTCGTGAAGTTTCTGATCGGCGGTGGGCTCTTCGGGATGATGGTCATGATGTGGTACGTGCTCTTCCTGTATCCGACGTACTTCGATTACGAGCCGATTGTCGACCTGGGAGGCTACGATGGGCTCTACATTTTCGGTAATATCTGGTTACTGACGACGTTCATCCTCTTTTATACCGGCTATCCGATCCTCCGCGGTGCGTACGTCAGCCTCAAAGCGGGGTTACCGAATATGGACCTGCTGATCGCGCTCGCTGCCGTCAGCGCCTACACCTACAGTACGCTCGCGATGCTCGTCGGTCGGACGGAGCTGTACTTCGACGTGTCGGTCGCGATCATCCTCGTCGTGACTGCCGGCAACTACTACGAGGGGCTGATCAAGCGCCGGGCAGCCGGCCTGCTGTCCGACCTCACCGAACAGCAAGTCGAGGAGGCACGGCGGTACGACGATGGCGAGACGATCCCCATCGACGAGGTCGAACCCGGCGACCGACTCCTGGTGCGACCCGGCGAACGAGTGCCGCTCGACGGCGAGGTCGCCGAGGGGAACGCCGCAGTCGACGAGTCGCTCGTGACCGGCGAGTCACTCCCCGTCGAGAAAGGCGTCGGCGATGCGGTACGAGGCGGGACGGTCGTGACCGACGCCCCGCTGGTCGTCGCGGTCGGCGACGACGCCGTGAGCACGCTCGATCGTCTGGTCGAACTCCTCTGGGCGATCCAGAGTTCGCGACCCGGCGTCCAGCGACTTGCGGACAAGATCGCGACGATCTTCGTTCCGCTCGTCGTCGTCCTCGCCGTCCTCACCACGGCCGGGCTTCTGATCACGGGGTCGTCCGTTACGGCAGCGCTGCTGGTCGGGCTGACGGTGCTCATCGTCTCCTGTCCCTGCGCGCTCGGGCTCGCGACGCCGCTTGCGATCGCCTCGGGCATCCAGTCGGCCGCGAAGCGAGGGATCGTCGTCGCCACGGAGAGCATCTTCGAGGACGCCCCGGACGTCGACGTCGTCGCACTCGACAAGACCGGGACGCTCACGAGAGGGTCGATGTCCGTCGAGGCAGTCCACGCGGCGAACGAGGAGACGGCAGACGCGGTCGTCGGCCGCGCAGCGGCGGTCGAACGACTCTCGGAACACCCCATCGCTGCGGCGATCGCCGAGTACGCCCCCGAGACGACCGCCGACGTCGACGGGTTCGAGCGGGACAGCCGCGGCGTCAGCGGCGTCGTCGACGGCGACCGCGTCGTCGTCGGCCACCCAGAGCTGGTGCGCGAACGCGGACTGTCGATCTCCGACGAACTCGAGTCCCACGCCGACAGCGCACGCGAAGACGGCGACGTTCCGGTCGTCGTCGGCTGGGACGGCCGCGCTCGCGGCGTGATCGTCGTCGGCGACGCCCCGCGCGAGGAGTGGACGGAGGCCGTCGAGGCGCTCTCGAGCGGGCGCGACGTCGTCGTCATCACCGGCGACGAAGGTGCAGCGGCAGACCGGTTCCGCGACGTCGACGGCGTCGACGAGGTGTTCGCGGGCGTTCCCCCCGAAGCGAAAGCCGAGACGGTCCGTCGTCTCCGGTCACGGGGCACGGTCGCGATGGTCGGCGACGGCAGCAACGACGCCCCCGCCCTCGCCGCCGCCGACGTCGGCATCGCACTCGGTAGCGGTACGAAACTCGCCACCGACGCCGCGGACGCGGTGATCGTCTCCGACGACCTCGGGTCGGTCGCCGAGGCGTTCGACGTCGCGGGTGGAACACACCGGCGCATCCGCCAGAACCTCGGCTGGGCGTTCCTCTACAACGCCGTGGCGATCCCGCTCGCGATCAGCGGGCTGTTGAACCCCCTGTTCGCCGCCGTCGCGATGGCGGCGAGCAGCACGCTCGTCGTGCTCAACTCCTCGCGATCGCTCGGGTCTCGAAAGTAG
- a CDS encoding inorganic phosphate transporter, which produces MVETVLLVGVVASVFVGFNIGGSSTGITWGPSVGAGIVRKTTAAAVMTFFVFFGGWTVGRNVMDTLSEGIITIDLTLTAGVAVLFFIGLGILVANIFGVPVPTSMTTVGAIAGLGLATDTLNYATIAEILSWWIVTPIIGLWIGVIIGRYIYPKVNRRVRIEKSDGPLLVLDRQGAVPKPAFGPNTTWFELATTVVVLVIGCYMAFSAGASNVPNAAAPLVGGVSGLNTDIAIVVATLAIGLGGFTIARRTMESVGGELSDIPLLAALFVMVTASTITTTLSWIGIPISLVMATVMTIVGIGWGRATRPITVREAVTGDLEDREIELGAIVAEEKEEAPTPAIGEKEPEEVLNAADLFNPRAIVKYVSMWIIGPSMSTLLAYAFFTVVPGIT; this is translated from the coding sequence ATGGTCGAGACCGTTCTGTTGGTCGGGGTCGTCGCGTCGGTTTTCGTCGGATTCAACATCGGCGGTTCGTCGACGGGGATTACGTGGGGGCCGTCGGTCGGTGCTGGGATCGTCCGGAAGACGACGGCCGCGGCGGTCATGACGTTTTTCGTCTTCTTCGGCGGGTGGACCGTCGGACGAAACGTGATGGATACGCTCAGCGAGGGTATCATCACGATCGATCTCACCCTGACGGCGGGCGTCGCCGTGCTCTTTTTCATCGGCCTGGGGATCCTCGTCGCCAATATCTTCGGCGTCCCCGTTCCGACGTCGATGACGACTGTCGGTGCGATCGCCGGACTCGGACTGGCGACGGACACGTTGAACTATGCGACGATCGCCGAGATCCTGTCGTGGTGGATCGTCACGCCGATTATCGGGTTGTGGATCGGCGTGATCATTGGGCGCTACATCTATCCCAAAGTCAACCGCCGGGTCCGGATCGAAAAATCCGACGGCCCGTTACTGGTCCTCGATCGGCAGGGGGCGGTTCCGAAGCCGGCGTTCGGTCCGAACACGACGTGGTTCGAACTCGCCACAACGGTGGTCGTCCTCGTCATCGGTTGTTACATGGCGTTCAGCGCCGGTGCGAGCAACGTCCCGAACGCCGCCGCGCCGCTGGTCGGCGGCGTCAGCGGACTAAACACGGACATCGCGATCGTCGTCGCCACGCTCGCGATCGGCCTGGGTGGATTTACGATCGCTCGCCGAACGATGGAGTCGGTCGGCGGCGAACTGAGCGACATTCCGCTGCTTGCGGCGCTGTTCGTCATGGTGACCGCGTCGACGATCACGACCACCCTCTCCTGGATCGGCATCCCGATCAGCCTCGTGATGGCGACGGTGATGACGATCGTCGGCATCGGCTGGGGGCGGGCGACGCGTCCGATCACCGTCCGCGAAGCGGTCACCGGCGATCTCGAGGATCGAGAGATCGAATTGGGTGCGATCGTCGCCGAAGAAAAGGAGGAGGCACCGACGCCAGCGATCGGCGAGAAAGAGCCCGAAGAAGTGCTCAACGCGGCCGATCTCTTCAATCCACGGGCGATCGTCAAGTACGTCTCGATGTGGATCATCGGCCCGTCGATGTCGACGCTCCTGGCCTACGCGTTTTTCACCGTCGTTCCGGGGATTACCTGA